The DNA region AATTCGGCTTAAAAATATTTGCAACTACGATGATGTTAAAGCGCAAGAAATATTAACGAGTCTATCTGAATCTGGGCAAATAGCTTGGTTACATCCTGGGTATTTTGAAGAACGGCGTGAAGTTGAAGCATGGCTTTACAAAGATTTTGTCAAAAAAGGTAAAAAAGCAGATCTTCATCACCCTCTTTACTTTGTTTTGGGAGAACATGATGATTTGTTTCAAAAAGGTGGTTTCTTTTCTTCAGCTAACCCCAGAAAATTACAAATTCCTTTATCACTTTTTGACAGTGAGATGATTTCATCTATTTTCGCGCAGGATACTCCCACCATAGCCTTGGCTTGGTGATGGGACATGGCGTTTAAACATCTGGGGTTTCCCCCGAGAGATGCGGGCCAAGCCCAGATGACAGCCAAGAGATGAATGCGCGCCTCTAATTAAGTTGTTTACATTAAACGTGGACGTGCCGTATAAACGCCTGGGGAAACCCCAGGCGACAGGCACTCTATAATGTGAAGCATGACTGAACGTGCTTACAAGTTCCGCTTTTACCCTACACAAGCGCAAAAAAATCTTTTGCGACGGACAATGGGTTGCGTGCGTTTGGTCTACAACAAAGCTCTTTCGCACTATACCGAAGGTTGGTATGAGCGACAAGAAAGGATTGATTACAAACAAACCTCTACCTTGTTGACCAGTTGGAAAAAGGCTGAAAGCTTGGATTTTCTCAATGAAGTTAGCTGTGTACCTTTGCAGCAATGCCTGAGACATCTGCAAAAAGCTTTTGCTAATTTCTGGAGTAAAAGAGCTAAGCACCCCAGGTTTAAAGCCAAGCGTAACGGTGGTTCGGCTGAATTTACTAAGTCGGCTTTTAGATACCGAGATGGTAGTCTTTGGTTGGCTAAATGCTCCCAACCATTGAATATAATCTGGTCTAGACTTTTGCCTGATGGCGTATTTCCTTCTACTGTTACAGTCAAACTTGAACCTTCTGGTAGATGGTTTGTTTCTCTGTTGGTAAATGACCCTACTATTCAACCATTGCCACCAACGGATAAAAAAGTTGGCATTGATGTTGGCATCTCTAGTCTGTTGGCTACCAGCGATGGAGAAAAAATAGCCAATCCAAAACATTTTAATCGGCTGTATCAAAAGTTGAAAG from Coleofasciculaceae cyanobacterium includes:
- a CDS encoding transposase is translated as MTERAYKFRFYPTQAQKNLLRRTMGCVRLVYNKALSHYTEGWYERQERIDYKQTSTLLTSWKKAESLDFLNEVSCVPLQQCLRHLQKAFANFWSKRAKHPRFKAKRNGGSAEFTKSAFRYRDGSLWLAKCSQPLNIIWSRLLPDGVFPSTVTVKLEPSGRWFVSLLVNDPTIQPLPPTDKKVGIDVGISSLLATSDGEKIANPKHFNRLYQKLK